Within the Clostridium scatologenes genome, the region ATTGTGAGGCATTGATTACAGGTGATATAGAAAAAACAGCATTTGATATTTTAGCAGATGCAGGAGTGACAAGGTTTTTGGGCTTTGGCTATTCAGTTGAAAAAGCTCTTGAAGAAATGGAAGAAAGAACATTAAATTTAATTAGAAATTATGATGGAACCAATAGTTGTGGTGGGAATCATCATTAAGTGTAAGTAGTGATTTTATTTAATATAAAAAAGCATAATGCGACACAAGTGAATGTAAGCAAAGTGACTTTCACTTGTGTCGTAATTTCTTTATTAATCTAAATTTCAGTGTGGAATGTATTGACAATTGTGGCATATATGTATATTATATATTTAAATGCAAATGATTTGCAACAACTTTGTTTAAGGAGTGAAAAAATGTATAAAAAAATAATCTCAATTTTAATTTTAATGTGTACTGTTATAACTTTTTCAGCATGCGGTAATTTTAGTAAAGTTGGCAGTAATAAGACTGATGATAAAAATGAGTCTCAGGGCAAAATACAAGTTGTAGTTTCTTTTAATGCTATGAGAGAATTTGTTGAAGCAGTAGGTAAGGATAAGGTAGAAATTAAAACAATGATTCCAAATGGAACTGAACCACATGATTTTGAGCCTAAGGCCAGAAATCTTGAAGATTTAAATAAAGCTAAAGTATTTGTCTATAATGGATTTGGAATGGAGTCTTGGGTAGATAAATCTCTGAAAGTATTAGATAATAAGCAATTAGTTACGGTTGAGGCATCAAAGGGCTTTGATCCAATAAAAAATATTGATGAAGGTGAGATTAAAGAACATGGACAAAATGATCCACATGTATGGTTAAGCTTAAAAGGAGCAGAATTTCAAGCAAAAAACATAAA harbors:
- a CDS encoding NifB/NifX family molybdenum-iron cluster-binding protein yields the protein MNIAVAADGKNLSSKVSRKFEKCLYLLIVDMNDLNITVIKNDELFEDSYYKSLADKILKYDCEALITGDIEKTAFDILADAGVTRFLGFGYSVEKALEEMEERTLNLIRNYDGTNSCGGNHH
- a CDS encoding metal ABC transporter substrate-binding protein, producing MYKKIISILILMCTVITFSACGNFSKVGSNKTDDKNESQGKIQVVVSFNAMREFVEAVGKDKVEIKTMIPNGTEPHDFEPKARNLEDLNKAKVFVYNGFGMESWVDKSLKVLDNKQLVTVEASKGFDPIKNIDEGEIKEHGQNDPHVWLSLKGAEFQAKNIKEALVKVDPSNKDYYEKNYKDFSNQLDSLYNDYKKKFDTVANKNFVTGHAAFAYLCRDFGLKQSSVEDVFAEGEPTTKKMEELISYSKKNKIKTIFVEDMVSPKVSETLAKEVGAEVQKIYTLENQEDNKDYIQSMKSNLELIYNSLK